From the Pirellulales bacterium genome, the window CGGGCCTCGCGGACCAGTTCCAGCACGTCGCCGCGCACCGTGGGGTCGAGGTTCTCGGTCGGTTCGTCGAGCACCGCGAGCGGCACGTCGGGCGCCAGGGCCGCGGCCAGAGCGAGCTTCTGCCGCATGCCGGTCGACATTTCGCTCACCCGGCGGGCGAGATCAAGCTGCAGCCGTTCGGCGATGCGGTGCGCCCGCGCGAGCGTGCCGGCGCCGCGAAGCGAAGCGAAGAATTCGAGCGTCTCGCGTCCGGTGAGTCGCCGCGCAAAGCGCGCTTCGCCCGGGAGGTAGCTGGTCAGCCGATGCACTGCGACCGATTGCCGGTAACAGTCGAGACCGTCGACCGTCGCCCGCCCGGCGGTCGGTTTGAGATAGCCCAACAGAAGCCGCAACAGGGTCGTCTTGCCGGCGCCGTTGGGGCCTAACAGGCCGAGGATCTCGCCCCGCTCGACCCCCAGCGTGCAATCGTCGAGCGCCGCGACGGGGCCGTAGCGTTTTGCGAGCGATTCAGTGGAAATCAGCACGGGGACGATCTGCCGGCAGGTCGGAAAGGGGCGCGCGAAGCGCGCCGCCGCGGCGCTACCGCCGGTCGATCGGCACGTAGTCGCGCTCGGTGGACCCCGTGTAAATTTGCCGGGGGCGGCAAATGCGCTTGTCGGGGTTAGCGTGCATCTCGCGCCAGTGGGCGATCCATCCGGGAAGGCGACCGATCGAAAACAGCACCGTGAACATCTGCTCGGGGATCCCCAGCGCGCGATAGACGACCCCCGAGTAAAAGTCGACGTTCGGATACAGCTTGCGTTCGATGAAGTACGGGTCGCTCAGCGCGACCTGCTCGAGTTCCTGGGCGATGTCGAAGATCGGATCCTTGATCTTCAAATTCTGGAGGATCTTGTGGCAGGCTTCCTTGATGATCGTCGCGCGGGGGTCGAAGTTCTTGTAGACCCGGTGCCCGAAGCCCATGAGCCGGAAGTTGTTGTCCTTGTCCTTGGCCATGTCGACGTACTTCTTGACGTTGCAGCCGTCCTGGCGGATGCGCTCGAGCATCGCGACGCACGCCTCGTTGGCTCCGCCGTGCAAGGGGCCCCACAACGCGTTGATGCCCGCCGAGATCGACGCGAACAGATTCGCGTTCGACGAACCGACCATCCGCACGGTCGAGGTGCTGCAATTCTGCTCGTGATCGGCGTGAACGATCAACAGCAGGTTCAGCGCGTCGACGTGATCGGGGTCGACTTGATACTCCTCGGTCGGCACCGCGAACATCATCCGCAGAAAGTTCTGGCAGTAGTTCAGCGAGTTGCGCGGATAGATGTACCGCTGGCCGACCGATTTCTTGTACGCGAACGCCGCGATCGTGGGGAGCTTGGCTAGCAGCCGCACGATCGACAGGTCCACTTGGTCGGGATCGTGGGGGTTGAGCGAGTCCTGGTAAAAAGTCGACATCGCTCCGACGACCGAGCTGAGGATCGCCATCGGATGAGCGTCCCGCGGAAAGCCGTCGTAGAACAGCCGCATGTCCTCGTGGATCAGCGTGTGCCGCCGCAGCGTATTGCGGAACGCCTCGGCTTGCTGCGGGGTCGGCAATTCGCCGTAGATCAGCAGGTACGCGACCTCGACGAAGTCCGATTTCTCGGCGAGTTGTTCGATCGGATAGCCGCGGTAACGAAGAATTCCCACCTCGCCGTCGAGGTAGGTGATGCTGCTGGTCGTCGACCCGGTGTTCACGTAGCCGTCGTCGACAGTGATGTAGCCGGTCGAGCTGCGCAGCTTGCCGATCTCGACGCCGTGCTCGTCCTCAGTGCCGACAATCACGGGGAGGTCGACCGATTTTCCGTCGGGCAACGTGAGTTTCGCGACCTCTCCCATCGAGACTGTCCTTTCGAGCCTGTCGAAGCGGGCCTTACGTCAACGCCGCGACGAGCGGGCGATTCGCCGGACGCCGTGCGCCGGCGTCCGGTCCGCACTGCCGCGGGAGCCTGCAGTTTACCGGGGCTCGCCCGGGGGTTCAATCGCCGGCCTCGCGCCGCCCTTGCTGCGCCGCCGTCGAAGGACCCTGCGTCAGAACAGGCGAGCGGAGGGCCTCAGCCCTTGGCTGGCGTGGTTCGTCGGCGCCACAGGGACTCGCGCCCCCGCTTGCCGACACGCGCTTGTACGCAAACCCGGCGCGTGACGCAAAGTAGGGAAGAAGCCGACTTTAGCGCCGTTTGCGACCGCTGAGCGCTTGCTGCAGGTCGGCGCCGCGCAGGTCGCCGTCGAACAGCGTCCAAACCCGCGCCTCGCTCATCAGCTTCGCGATCTCGGCCTCGGTCCCCTCGGCGCGTTGCTTGTCCTCGAGCGCTTTGCGGATCTCGGCCTGAGCCTCGGTGAACGGAGTGCAGCCCGCTTCCTTGCGGTCCAGAACCCGCACGATGTGGAAGCCCAGTTCGCTTTCAATGCCGTCGCTCATCTGGCCGATCTGCAGCGTCCGCAGCACGTCGTTCATGGCTTCGCAGCGGAGCGATCCCAGCGTCTCCCATTCATGCAGACCCCCCTCGTGGGCGGTGAAGCCCTGCGACTTCGCCCGAGCGACTTCGGCAAACACGGGGCCGCGCAGCTCGGGGTTGAGCACGACCTTGGTCCAGACGTCGTTGCCCATTTCGGCCAAGGCCTTCCAGGCCGCCTGGCGATCGCCGCCGAAGCGGTCCAGCCGGACCATCAGCTCCTCCCACCGCACCTTCGCCGGGTATTCGTACTCGGACTTGTGCTCGCGATAGTACTCGAGCATCTCGTCGTGCGTGACCGGTTTGAGCTTGGGAGTCTTCTGCCGGACCCACTCGGTCGCGATCGTCCGTTCGACGAACTGCCGCTGGATGTCTTTGAGGGCGGCCCCGCTCGCCTGGAGCTTTTCTTCCAACTCGACGCGGCTCGTGGCGCCCGTCATCTGCAGCAGCCGCGGGATTTCGATCTCCTCGAAGGGCTTGGCCAGTTGCTCTTCGATCTGCTTCATGTTGTCCTTGGGAACGGTGCGGCGGAAGTCGGCCAGCAGCAGCTTCGTTTCCACCAGCGCCAGCACCTGCTGTCGCAGCACCATCTGGCTGACCGCCTCGAACTGCTCGGGGGGAATGCGGTCGCGGTTCATTTCCAAGAGCTGGTCGACCTGCCACATGACGTCTCCCGCCAACACCACTTGGCCGTCGATGCGGGCGACGATCTGTCCCCCCTCGAGCGGCTTGGCGTCGGGGGGGGTCACGGCGGGGCCGGTTCGTTGCGTCGACGGTCCCGGTTGCTCGAACGTGGCGGACGGCACGTTGAGATTCGTCGGCCCGGGGGGCGTCTGGAACGGATCGTACAACCCGCGTACGCGCGGGTTCTCGCCCGGGGGAGGCGGCGGATCGAACGCGGCTTGGGCCCCCGCGCGCACGGCGATCAGCGCGGACGCAGCCAACAGAACGGCGGTGCTAGAGCGTGACACGCGCGTGGGGTTCGCTGGGGGGAGGAGGAGGCAGAACGACGAACTCCGGCCCGGCGCCGGCGGCGATCTCGGCTGCAAGCTGGCCGCGGCACAGGGGGGCGGGAGTTTAGGCGCCGACCAGCGCCGGCCGCAAGACGGATTCCAGCGCCGCCAACGTCGCCCCCGGATCGCCCGCCGCGGGGCCCAGCGGCAGGTACGCGGACCGATCGTCCGCCACGCGCAGCGCCGCTCCCGACCCTGCTAGCAGCTCGCGCAGCCGCCGCTGGTCGGCGTAGGTCAGCACGGCGTACTTGTCTTCCAGGTGGATCCCCGCGATCCCCCACTTGTGGGCCCAGATCCGCAACCGGCCCAGTTCGACGAGCTGATCGACCGGCTCGGGCCGCGGGCCGAAGCGGTCGGCCATCTCCGCCGCGAAATCGTCGAGATCCGACTCGTCGGCGATCCGCGCCAACCGGCGATACAGATCGATCTTCGTCCGCAGGTCCGTGACGTACTGCCGCGGAAAGTACGCCGCGACCGGCAGATCGATCGTGACGTCGACCGCCTCGCGCTGCGGCATCTTCTTCAGCCGCCGCACCGCTTGGTCCAAAAGCGAGCAGTACAACTCATACCCGACCGTGGCGATGTGGCCGCTCTGCTGCGGGCCGAGCAGGTTGCCGGCGCCGCGGAGCTCGAGATCGCGCATCGCCAGGGCGAACCCGGCGCCCATCTGGCTGAACTCCTCGATCGCGCGCAGCCGCCGCGCCGCCTCGGGGGACAGATGCCGCTTCTCGTCGACCAGCAGATAGCAATACGCCCGGTGCTTGTATCGCCCGACGCGCCCCCGCAGTTGGTGCAGGTCGGCCAAGCCGTAGCGATCGGCGTCGTCGATGAAGATCGTGTTCGCGTTGGGAATGTCCAGGCCGCTCTCGACGATCGTCGTGGCTAGCAAGACGTCGAACTCCCGGCGCACGAACCCCAGCATCACGTCTTCGAGTTCGCCCTCGGGCATTTGCCCGTGCCCGACGCCGATCCTCGCCTCCGGGACGATTTGCGCCAGCCGCTGGGCCACCGCGTGGATGTCGTGGATGCGGTTGTGGACGAAGTACGCCTGTCCGTCGCGATTCAGCTCGCGGAGGATCGCGTGGCGGATCAGCGACTCGTCGAACCGCGCCACGCGCGTCTCGACCGCAAGCCGATCCTTGGGCGCCGTCTCCAGGTTCGAGATGCTGCGCACCCCCAACAGCGACATGTGCAGCGTGCGCGGAATCGGCGTGGCGGTCATCGTCAGCACGTCGACCGCGGCCCGGAGCGCCTTGAGTCGCTCCTTGACCGCGACGCCGAATCGCTGCTCCTCGTCGATGACCACCAATCCCAGGTTCTGAAACGTCACGTCGGGCGACGCGAGCCGATGCGTGCCGATCAGCAGATCGAGCGCCCCCTCGGCGGTTTTCTTCAGGATCTCGCGCTGCTCTTTGGCCGTGCAGAACCGCGACAACGCGGCGATCTCGAACGGGTACTCGGCCATCCGCTGCGAGAACGTGCGGCGATGCTGCTCGGCGAGCACAGTCGTGGGCACCAGCACCGCGACCTGATAGCCCGCGTCGATCGCCTTGAACGCGGCCCGCATCGCCATCTCGGTCTTGCCGAAGCCTACGTCGCCGCAGAGCAGGCGGTCCATCGGCTTGGGCTGCTGCATGTCGGCCTTGATGTCGCGGATCGCGGAGAGTTGGTCAGGCGTCTCCTGGTACGGGAACGCCGCGTCGAACTCCTGCTGCCAGTGGCTGTCGCCGGGGAACGCGATTCCCGCGCGCAGCTCGCGCACCGCCTGCAGCTGCAACATGTCGGCCGCCAGATCGGTGACGGCCTGCTCGGCGGCCTTCTTCTGGCGGAGCCACGCTGTGCCGCCGATCTTCGCCAGCCGGGGCCGCGCCGCTCGTCCGCCGACGTACTTTTGCACCAGCTCGATCTTGCTGGCCGGGACGAAAATGCGCGTCCCGCCGTCGTACTCGAGTTCGAGATGCTCCTCGGCCGCCGCGTCCTTCTCGATGAGCTTGATGCCGCGATAGCGCCCCACCCCGTGGGCGAGATGGACCACGAGGTCCCCCTCGCGAAGTTGCAGGAAGCTGTCGATCGCGCGGCCGGTCTCGCGCACGGCGCGGCGGACCAGTTCCTGCCGGTGAAACAGCTCCGCGGCGCTGATCAGGATCGTCCCGCGCCTCGCCGCGTGACCGGGCTCGCTTCGCTCGACCTCGGTCGCGCGGCGAGGCGGAATCACGCGGAACCCCGCGGCCAAACGGCCGTGGGCGAAATGCAAGCGCCCTTCCGCAGCCAGCATCGTCTCGCGGAACACCTCGCCCAGACGCTCGACCTCGGCTTCGTTGTCGCAGACCAGAAACACGTCCTGCCCCGCGGCCGCGGCGTCGAGTTCCTTGCGCACCCGGGCCACGTCGCCGCTGAATTGTTCGATCGATTCGAACTGCAGGTGGGCCGTCGTCTCGTACGACCCCGCGGGAACCCCCGCCGCGGCGACGGACGGCAGCTTGTACAGTTCCTTCAGCGCCGTCGACGTGCCGAACGCTTCGTCGGGCCGTTCGAGTCGCTGGAGATAGTAGCGGCCTTCCTCCTCAAGCTCCATCGGCTCAACGAGCATGACCCAGCTTCCCGGCGGGGCGTACTCGACCAGATGCGTGCGATTGCGCGCCGACGGCTTGAGGACTGTGATCCCCGTTTCGCGATGCGAAGCGAGGCTGCGCTGGGTCGTCACGTCGAACGCGCGAATCGATTCGATCTCGTCGCCGAACAGCTCGATCCGCAACGGGTGGAGCGCATCGGGGGGGAACACGTCGAGGATCCCGCCGCGTTGGGCGAACTCGCCCGGCAGTTCCACCGCCGAGGTCCCTGTGCAGCCGTGCTCGGCGAGCCAGCGGGTCAGTTCGCCGGCGTCGAGCGACTGGCCCACGGCGATCGTGCGGGTCGCGGCGGCCAACTCCTCGCGACTCGGGACCGGCTGCATCAGGCTGTGGATCGCGGCCACCAGGAGGCAGCGCCGGTCCTCGCCCGCGGCCAGCCGCTTCAACACGCGCAACCGCTGCCCGAAGATCTCGTCGTGCAGCACGCGCTCGCCCGTGTCGGTCTCCCACGCGGGGAACGGCAGCACGGTCGCGTCGGTGAAGAGCGCCAGATCGTCGCACAGCGCGTCGACGTCGCGGGCGTGGGGGATGACGACCACCAGCGCGCCGGAGCAGTGCCCCGCCAGCGCCGCGGCGGCGAGGGCGCGCGACGACCCCCAGACTCCGCCCAGCGTCCCCCCGTGGCCGGCGGCCAGTTCGGAGACGACTGCGGTGAAGCCGGCGTGCTGGTCAAGTTGGCCGGCCAGCGCCCGAAGCGCCCCGGCCGGCACGGCCAAGTCGGTCGCCACGGAGAGGATTGTACGCGCTCCTCCCGGTGCGCGAATACCGAGATTCGCCCCCGAAATCGCCGTTCGCGTGCTGAGACCTCGCGCCCAGGCGCGCAGACGCGACACCGACCCCGCGAGCGGAGCCTGCCGGCAGCCGGCGGTCTCCGCGGCCGTCTCATCGCTCTTTGGGGCCCCTGCACCGCGATGCGAAATTCCGACGCCCTCGCCGCCCAAGGCCGGGCGAGACCCAGCTTGTCCGATCGGGCCGATTTGCGATAATCCCTGCAGTCGGCGACGCTGGCTGGTTGCACCGTGGCGTGCGAGTCGCCCGCGCCCGACGCCGTCCCCTCCGGAGCCTTCCGTTCGCCGGGCCCCAGTCCTTAGTGCCTCTTGCGCGTCGCCGCCCCGCGTGGGCCGTCGTCTTGCTCATCCGAGCTTGGAACTCGACGACGACGCGCCGTTCCCCTTTGCGGAGTCATTCATGTCGTCTGCCGTTTGGCGTCGTTGTCGTCAGAGCCGTCTGTTGTTCGCAGTCGCCCTGGCGGGAGTCGCCGCGGCGGCCGTGCCGGGCTTCGCCCAAGCCCCAGCCGCCCCGGCCGCCAAAATCGAGGAAGCCCCCGACGGCAGCACGGCCGAGATTCTCAAGTTCATCGAGCAGTTGGCCGAGCAAGAAGAGCCCGAGGA encodes:
- a CDS encoding ABC transporter ATP-binding protein; its protein translation is MLISTESLAKRYGPVAALDDCTLGVERGEILGLLGPNGAGKTTLLRLLLGYLKPTAGRATVDGLDCYRQSVAVHRLTSYLPGEARFARRLTGRETLEFFASLRGAGTLARAHRIAERLQLDLARRVSEMSTGMRQKLALAAALAPDVPLAVLDEPTENLDPTVRGDVLELVREARAAGQTVLFSSHVLSEAEEACDRVVILRAGRLVESVRVAELRRQHRIRLQLAGPMTPLPAELAAGVVVETGAGGTVVITTSGDLPPLLGWLARQPLAELQIEPVGLRTAYQRHHAGSS
- a CDS encoding citrate synthase, with the translated sequence MGEVAKLTLPDGKSVDLPVIVGTEDEHGVEIGKLRSSTGYITVDDGYVNTGSTTSSITYLDGEVGILRYRGYPIEQLAEKSDFVEVAYLLIYGELPTPQQAEAFRNTLRRHTLIHEDMRLFYDGFPRDAHPMAILSSVVGAMSTFYQDSLNPHDPDQVDLSIVRLLAKLPTIAAFAYKKSVGQRYIYPRNSLNYCQNFLRMMFAVPTEEYQVDPDHVDALNLLLIVHADHEQNCSTSTVRMVGSSNANLFASISAGINALWGPLHGGANEACVAMLERIRQDGCNVKKYVDMAKDKDNNFRLMGFGHRVYKNFDPRATIIKEACHKILQNLKIKDPIFDIAQELEQVALSDPYFIERKLYPNVDFYSGVVYRALGIPEQMFTVLFSIGRLPGWIAHWREMHANPDKRICRPRQIYTGSTERDYVPIDRR
- a CDS encoding peptidyl-prolyl cis-trans isomerase — protein: MSRSSTAVLLAASALIAVRAGAQAAFDPPPPPGENPRVRGLYDPFQTPPGPTNLNVPSATFEQPGPSTQRTGPAVTPPDAKPLEGGQIVARIDGQVVLAGDVMWQVDQLLEMNRDRIPPEQFEAVSQMVLRQQVLALVETKLLLADFRRTVPKDNMKQIEEQLAKPFEEIEIPRLLQMTGATSRVELEEKLQASGAALKDIQRQFVERTIATEWVRQKTPKLKPVTHDEMLEYYREHKSEYEYPAKVRWEELMVRLDRFGGDRQAAWKALAEMGNDVWTKVVLNPELRGPVFAEVARAKSQGFTAHEGGLHEWETLGSLRCEAMNDVLRTLQIGQMSDGIESELGFHIVRVLDRKEAGCTPFTEAQAEIRKALEDKQRAEGTEAEIAKLMSEARVWTLFDGDLRGADLQQALSGRKRR
- the mfd gene encoding transcription-repair coupling factor; the encoded protein is MLSVATDLAVPAGALRALAGQLDQHAGFTAVVSELAAGHGGTLGGVWGSSRALAAAALAGHCSGALVVVIPHARDVDALCDDLALFTDATVLPFPAWETDTGERVLHDEIFGQRLRVLKRLAAGEDRRCLLVAAIHSLMQPVPSREELAAATRTIAVGQSLDAGELTRWLAEHGCTGTSAVELPGEFAQRGGILDVFPPDALHPLRIELFGDEIESIRAFDVTTQRSLASHRETGITVLKPSARNRTHLVEYAPPGSWVMLVEPMELEEEGRYYLQRLERPDEAFGTSTALKELYKLPSVAAAGVPAGSYETTAHLQFESIEQFSGDVARVRKELDAAAAGQDVFLVCDNEAEVERLGEVFRETMLAAEGRLHFAHGRLAAGFRVIPPRRATEVERSEPGHAARRGTILISAAELFHRQELVRRAVRETGRAIDSFLQLREGDLVVHLAHGVGRYRGIKLIEKDAAAEEHLELEYDGGTRIFVPASKIELVQKYVGGRAARPRLAKIGGTAWLRQKKAAEQAVTDLAADMLQLQAVRELRAGIAFPGDSHWQQEFDAAFPYQETPDQLSAIRDIKADMQQPKPMDRLLCGDVGFGKTEMAMRAAFKAIDAGYQVAVLVPTTVLAEQHRRTFSQRMAEYPFEIAALSRFCTAKEQREILKKTAEGALDLLIGTHRLASPDVTFQNLGLVVIDEEQRFGVAVKERLKALRAAVDVLTMTATPIPRTLHMSLLGVRSISNLETAPKDRLAVETRVARFDESLIRHAILRELNRDGQAYFVHNRIHDIHAVAQRLAQIVPEARIGVGHGQMPEGELEDVMLGFVRREFDVLLATTIVESGLDIPNANTIFIDDADRYGLADLHQLRGRVGRYKHRAYCYLLVDEKRHLSPEAARRLRAIEEFSQMGAGFALAMRDLELRGAGNLLGPQQSGHIATVGYELYCSLLDQAVRRLKKMPQREAVDVTIDLPVAAYFPRQYVTDLRTKIDLYRRLARIADESDLDDFAAEMADRFGPRPEPVDQLVELGRLRIWAHKWGIAGIHLEDKYAVLTYADQRRLRELLAGSGAALRVADDRSAYLPLGPAAGDPGATLAALESVLRPALVGA